The nucleotide window CAGACCCTTGAAAGCAGTCGCCGTAGCACCCGGTAAGGTCATCCTTTATGGTGAGCATTTCGTGGTCTACAACGTGCCTGCTATAGTTATGGCTATAGATAGGGTAGTTAAGGTAACGACATCTCTCAGAGATGACAAGTTGCTGAGAATATGCTCGGACTTAGGTTTCGCTTGTGAGTACGAAAATGGTAACACTAAACCGCTTATGGGTGGTAAAAAGTCCGTGAGTTTTCTCGAACCCGTAAGGATAGCAGTAAGAACTGTCTTAGAACATTTCGATGAGAAGAAGGGCTTAAGTATAGACGTGCATTCTACTATCCCATCGTCCGTAGGTCTAGGTTCTTCAGGGGCAATATCCGTGGCTACAGTAGCGGCGGTTAGCAAGATTTTAGGTCATGAAATCGATAAGGAACAAATATGGAGGATGTCTTTACAGGCAGAAAGGTACGTTCACGTAACGCCCTCCGGCATAGATCCTCTAGTATCGACCTACGGAGGTCTTCTGGTTTGGAGAATACAAGATGGTAGTAAACCGAAGAGAATAAACTACGACATTGACCTCGTCGTGGGTAATACAGGAATACAGCGTTCGACT belongs to Aigarchaeota archaeon and includes:
- the mvk gene encoding mevalonate kinase, giving the protein MKAVAVAPGKVILYGEHFVVYNVPAIVMAIDRVVKVTTSLRDDKLLRICSDLGFACEYENGNTKPLMGGKKSVSFLEPVRIAVRTVLEHFDEKKGLSIDVHSTIPSSVGLGSSGAISVATVAAVSKILGHEIDKEQIWRMSLQAERYVHVTPSGIDPLVSTYGGLLVWRIQDGSKPKRINYDIDLVVGNTGIQRSTGKLVSAVGKKKDKKVEGISQLMGVMSWISNLALKAFKEMDLVTLGALMNMNHELLKVIGVSHESLDRLVEATRKAGALGSKLTGGGGGGCMISLTTPSKRSAVCNAIEKNGGQPMVVKKYNAGVKVWLIKS